The window CAGGATGATCGGGCAAGGTCTCGCGACTGTTGTTCTCTTCGAGGCGGAGGACGGCAAACAGTGCGAGCGTCTCTTCGTCGAGGAAGATCGAGTAATTGCGGATGCCGGCCTGATGCAGCAGTTCGGCAAGCTCGGGCCAGATTTCATCGTGGCGACGGCGGTACTCATCGAGGTTGCCGGGCTTCAGCCGCATTCTGAAAGCGTGGAGCTGCACGATCCCTGTCCTCTTCCCTGATCGATTTATGGTTTCATTATTTGGTTGTATGTTCCGCATGATGGTAATCATCATTTGGGCATGCGTCAATCGCCGGGTCAGTTGCCTTTCGGCTTTTCCGTGGCGTGGCCGAGGCTTTCGAGCGTTTTCAGCGTTTCGGGTGGCGGAGGATGGGCCGGATCGAACGGCGGCGCGGTGATGTGCGCGGCGAGGGCGGGAATCGACTCGCGGATACGTTCGGCGACGGCACTGGCCAGCAGCAGCGCGCCGTAGTTGTCGTTGTGGGTCCTGTCCGCACCATCCATGGCAAAGGCGCGGGGCGAAACGTCGGGTCCCAGGGCCTCATAGATCGCGCGGCTGTCGGCGTTTAGGTCGATCAGCGGCACATGCTCCTGCGCCGCCACCTGCCGGACCGCTTCGGCATAAGTGCCGAGCGTATCGGTGATGTGCCCGGCGGCATCGAAGTTGCGGCGCTCCGGCGATGTCACCAGCACCGGATTTGCACCGCGCGCGCGGGCTTCGGCGATGTAGGCGCGCAGATAGGCGGGGTAGGTCGTCTTGGGATCGAGATAGGTCAGCGGCCAGTTCTGCTTCTGGTCATTGTGACCGAACTGGATGAACAGCCAGTCGCCCGGCTGGATGCGCGACAGCACTTTGGCCAGTCGCAACTGGGCGAGCAGCGACTTCATCGTGCCGCCGGACTTGGCGTGGTTCGACACCGCCACGCCATCGTCGAACAGCGCGGGGAGAGCCTGGCCCCAACTGGCATAGGGCTCGGCGTACTGGTCCGCGACCGTCGAATCGCCAACGAGGTAGATCACCGGCGTGCGCGCGGGCTCGATGCGAATCGAGTACACGGCGGGCGCGCCGAGAAATTCGAGGCTGAGCCGGTCGTCCCAGTCACGGCTGGCGATGTCGTCGGCATCCAGCAGGACGTGATCGGCAAGGCTCGGCGCGCCGTGCGGATCGGTGGGGAGATCGGGGCGCCGCACATCGACGAGGAAACTGCGCGTCACGCTCTGCCCGGCACGGGTGGCTACGTCGCGCAGCATCAGGCGGCGGCTTTCCGCCTTGACGGTGGTGTGCGCCGCGCGCCGGGAATCGCCGAGCGTCACCGTGACGCGATAGAGCCCCTCGGGCACGGCGACGGACCAGACGAAGCCTTGCGCGGAATCGATCGCCTCGATCCCGCTTCCGCCCGGCGTGTAGGCTGCCAGCCGCGCCGGATCGCCGATCGGATAGGTCCGTGCCGCAGGCGCCGCGACCGATGCAGCAGCGGCCTTTGCTTGCGCCATGGGAACTCCAGTCAGGGCGATGCCGACAAGACCGGCGAACAGGGGGACGAGGAGCGCCGCGCGCATCGGCAGGAAGGGCATGTCCGCAGGTCTCTCCGCATTCGGGGCATCGTCGGGCTGGTTGTCGTCGGGCCGAGCATCGTCGAGCTGAGGCAGGGCAACGGACGGGTTGACAGCGGAACCGGGATGCGATCTTATTATGTGCAACAGGGTTCCACAAAATGGAACTTGAAGCAAGTCCGATTCCTGTTCTTGGCGGGCAGAGAATCGGAAGAATGCAGCATCGGGAGAGGGTGTCCGGTTCGTGTGTGGGCCGGGCATCTGGCGGGGTGGTAATCCCGGACCAGACCTCGCCACGTTCCCGATCCTGCAAGGGGCTCCGGTGCGACCTTCCCAAGTCGGAGCCCCGGCCGGATGCTGGACCTCTTTGGCGCTTCGGGGCGCGAAAGGGTCCGGCATCTACGGCTTCCCGCCCCTTCCGCGCTGCGCGCTTCATCTTCGTAAGATGACACTCTGGTTGACACAGTTGACACGGTTCAGGGATGAAATGTCACCTTGCCCCTGACTGGCGGATTTCCGCGCCCAAAGCGTCACCTTGCGGGGCACGGAGCAGCACTGCCAAAGTGACATGTGTCACCTTGACGCAAGCAGATCGATTACCGTTTCGAGAGCACGGCAGGGGGCGGCGAAGATAGGGGCGCATTCCCGAAGGATACCCCGAACGTTACCCTGTAGGAAAACGCGGGGGGCGCCGGACCTTCCCGCCCGATGTTCAGGCCCCCCAGTGCTCAAGTCAAAGCCAGCAGCCTTGCCCCTTCGGCAGCATTCACCCGCACGACCGAGCCATGGCGCGCGCCCGGCGGCATCTGCAGCAGGGGCGAGGCATCGCGCCAGTGGACCATATCGCGGGTGACGGCCGCGCCCCAGCGCCCGTCGCGATAGACGTCGTACCAGCACAGCAGTTCGTCGCCCACGCGAAGCGTCATCGGCCCTTCCACCCAGCTGTCGGTAAACGGTTCGCCCAGTTTGCCGAACGGGCCGAGCGGGCCTTTGGCAAGTGCGGCACGCAGCCACTTGCGGGGCGGCTTGACCGTCTCGTCTTTGACCACCAGCCACAGCGAGCCGTCCGGTGCATGGGCAAAGGTGCCGTCGATCACGCTGAAGCCGGGATCGTAGAGCACCTGCGCGGGCGTGAACGTCTGGAAATCGCGCGTGGTGGTGGACCACAGGCGGTGGTTGTAGCCGCCTTCCGATGTGCCCGCCGTTTCGAGGAAACGCCCTTCGACCGTGCTCGACCAGAACAGCACCCAGCGCCGGTTCGCGGCATCGTAAATCGCCTCGGGCGCCCAGCAGTTGCGGGTGCCCTCGATGCCCGCCATCACCGGCAGCGCCTGCTGGTCGGTCCAGGTCACGAGATCGCGGCTGACCGCATGGCCGATGGTCTGGCCGTCCCATGCCGTGGTCCACACGCAGTGCCAGAGCGGCTCGGTTTCCGTCCCGCGAAACAGGAACGGATCGCGCAGCAGTTTTTTCTCGCCCACTTGCGGGACCAGCACCGGGCGTCCTTCGAGCAGCGAGCGGAAAGTGTAACCATCCTCGCTGATCGCCAGCTTCATGCCGTCGGCCTCTCCCTTGCCGGTACTGAAATAGGCGAAGACGATCGGGCCGCTGCGAGACGACTGTGCTGCGAATGCGTGCGTGCCGGTGAGTGAAAGGCCGATCCCGAGACCCAGCCCCGCGCAAGCCGTGCGACGGTCAAGCCGGATCATCGATGGCCCGCCGGGGGTATGAGATCGACATGGGCCGGGGCATTGCGATCGACACTGAGCACGCCATCACTCTCCTTCAGTTCCGCGATCTGCAGGGCCGTGTGCCGTCCGTAATCGGGCTGTGTCTTCGTCCGGTTCTCGCCGCTCTGATGGACGAAATAGACGATCCACGCGCGTTCGCCAGAGACAATCACGTCCGGGTGCTGTCCCTTGGCGCGGTCGGTGGGCGCAGTTCCGGCATCGGCGAGGATATAGCCGGGCTGGGTGCTCCAGTGCTCGCCGTCGGTGGAGGACATGACAAGCAAGCCTTTCCACGCATCGGAGACCAGCCACCAGCGGTTCTTCCAGAAGAACGCCTTGGGGCCTTCGCCGGGCGTTTGCGTCAGGCGATCCTTCACGGTCCAGTGAACCAGATCGGGGCTGTCGGCAGTGCGGATCGCCTTGCCCATGCGCTCGTCGTTGAAGAACAGGCGATAGCCGCCGCCGGGCAGGGCAACGACGCTGGGATCGATCACCCGGTCGGCGCCAAGGTCCAGCCGCTCGCCACAGGTCCAGTGCGCCAGATCGCGGCTGGTCAGGTGGACGATGAAGCGCGGTGCTTTCCAGTCGCGGAACACGCCGGGCACCACCGTTACCCACATGTGATAGAGGCCGCCGAAGCGCTCCACATCGGGCGCCCACAGCGTCTCACCGGTGCAGCTTGCAGGGATGGCGGCGGTCCCGCCATAGCGCCAGTGGACACCATCCTTGGAGCGCGCGGTGCCGATGGCGGTACCATGAACCCAGCGCACGTCGTCCTTGTCGTCCATCGGCAGGTCGGCGCGGCGGTTTGTGTAAAACATCACCCACTCGCGCTTGGCCGCGTCGTAGATCGTCGAGGGATCGGCGGCGCCATCGTGGACCGGATCGCGGAACAGCGGCTTGGACGCCACATCGTCCGTCCGCAGCGGGGCGATGCGGAAGTTGCGGATCTTGAGGTGGCTCTTGGTGGTGCGCAGCGCGAACCAGCCCGCGCGATAGGGATCGGCATCGTCGAGCGCGAACAGCGGCTTGCCGTCGTATTCGACAGTGATGTGCCCACCCTCGGCCGTCAGTCGCACATGGGTCCAGCGGTTGGGCTGGAGCCGCGAGGCGGGATCGGCGCGGTCGTTGCCGGGCAGCAGCGGGCGGTCGCCCGGCTTGCCGACATAGCGGCGCAGGCGCGTGGTGGTGTTGCGGTTGCCGCCGATGCCGACGTAGTAGGTCTTGAGCGTATCGTAATCCGCAAAGGCGCCGCTGCGTCGACGGGTGAGGGGGAGCCGTTCGGCACCGCGGGATCGCTCGCCATCCAGAACGCGTTGACGTCGCTGACGGCATCGTTCGGACCGCCTGCGGAAACCGCCATCACGTCGTAATCGATGGCGACCGGCCCGCTCAGCTTGCGCTTCCACCACACCGAGATGCCTTGCGGGGTGTCGATATCCATCACGCCGCCGGACACCGTGACATGGCCTTTCGCGCCCGCCTCGGATTCGACGCTCCACCCGGCAAGCCCGTGGCGGAAATCGTCTGTTGACGCAGGAGATGCCGCGCCGGTCAGGACGAAGGCGGCGAGCAGCGCGGCAGCGGCCTGTTTCATGTCAGCAGGTCTCCGATCAGCGTCAGGTTCACGCCTGCCGCGATGCCCCATTGTGCGGCATCGTTGGTGGAGACTTCCGAGATCTCGTCGATGGGCTTAAGCACAGCGGCGCCATCGACCTTGTGGCTGCCGCGCGACTGGTCTCGGCCCGCACGGTCGCCCGCGCCGAAGAACTCGCTCCAGGCGCGCTTCGCCAGCGCCGGATCGTTGCGCTGCACGGCGGCATAGGCGGTGAAGCGCGAGTGCGCCTGATTGAGCGCGCGGCCCTTGCCGGCAGAGCCGGTGGCGGCGCGGAACTCGGCCTCGGGCGCGTTATAGAGCGCGCAATAGTCGAGCCAGGCCTTACGGTATTCGGGCTCGTCGACCAGTTCGAGCAGTTCCGCCGTCGTCTCGAACACGCCGAACACGCCGTTGAGATGGCTCATGCTGACCTCGGTGCCGGGGCCGAGGAAGCGCCCGGTGGCAAGGTCATAGTTGGCGCCGCCTGCGAACCAGCCCTTGGGCAGGCCCGCGATCGAGCGCATGCCGGTGGTGATCCGGTCACGCCAGCGCTTGTCGCCGGTGCGCTCCCACTCGGCCAGCCAGGCCGCGATCAGCGAGCCCCAACTGGTGCCGAACTGGAGGAACACCTGTCCCTTGGGCAAGGGCTCGGTATTGACGACCGCGCCGGTGCCGCCGGGCGGGTTGTTGTCGCCCTCGCGGTGCATCACCTTGCGGCCGATATCGACATGCTGGAGCGTGTAGTCGCCATCGAGGCACTCGCGCATCAGGTCGCCGCAGCGCTCGTCGGTGGTGAGAAAGTAGTAGAACCGGCGATAGGCCGCGTTCGAGATGCGCGGTTGCTTGGAGCTGTCGCCCCAGTGCTGCACGCCGTGGCGGGTGCCGAGGCCCTTGAAGCGGCCCATGTGGTATACGTCGACCTCGCCGGTGTGGCGCGTCATCGCCTCGGCCATGCGGAACACGTCGGCCCGGCCCGAGCGCAGGAAGGCGAACCACAGCCACAGGTCGCTCGACAGCTCGCTGTTGTCCCATGCGAAGCCG of the Novosphingobium sp. 9 genome contains:
- a CDS encoding DUF6250 domain-containing protein, whose amino-acid sequence is MVEAQAERAGRHRLRRDGGFRRRSERCRQRRQRVLDGERSRGAERLPLTRRRSGAFADYDTLKTYYVGIGGNRNTTTRLRRYVGKPGDRPLLPGNDRADPASRLQPNRWTHVRLTAEGGHITVEYDGKPLFALDDADPYRAGWFALRTTKSHLKIRNFRIAPLRTDDVASKPLFRDPVHDGAADPSTIYDAAKREWVMFYTNRRADLPMDDKDDVRWVHGTAIGTARSKDGVHWRYGGTAAIPASCTGETLWAPDVERFGGLYHMWVTVVPGVFRDWKAPRFIVHLTSRDLAHWTCGERLDLGADRVIDPSVVALPGGGYRLFFNDERMGKAIRTADSPDLVHWTVKDRLTQTPGEGPKAFFWKNRWWLVSDAWKGLLVMSSTDGEHWSTQPGYILADAGTAPTDRAKGQHPDVIVSGERAWIVYFVHQSGENRTKTQPDYGRHTALQIAELKESDGVLSVDRNAPAHVDLIPPAGHR
- the rhaM gene encoding L-rhamnose mutarotase gives rise to the protein MMITIMRNIQPNNETINRSGKRTGIVQLHAFRMRLKPGNLDEYRRRHDEIWPELAELLHQAGIRNYSIFLDEETLALFAVLRLEENNSRETLPDHPVMQRWWEYMAPLMEVEPDNRPQERALPLMFHMD
- a CDS encoding rhamnogalacturonan acetylesterase, which encodes MAQAKAAAASVAAPAARTYPIGDPARLAAYTPGGSGIEAIDSAQGFVWSVAVPEGLYRVTVTLGDSRRAAHTTVKAESRRLMLRDVATRAGQSVTRSFLVDVRRPDLPTDPHGAPSLADHVLLDADDIASRDWDDRLSLEFLGAPAVYSIRIEPARTPVIYLVGDSTVADQYAEPYASWGQALPALFDDGVAVSNHAKSGGTMKSLLAQLRLAKVLSRIQPGDWLFIQFGHNDQKQNWPLTYLDPKTTYPAYLRAYIAEARARGANPVLVTSPERRNFDAAGHITDTLGTYAEAVRQVAAQEHVPLIDLNADSRAIYEALGPDVSPRAFAMDGADRTHNDNYGALLLASAVAERIRESIPALAAHITAPPFDPAHPPPPETLKTLESLGHATEKPKGN
- a CDS encoding glycoside hydrolase family 43 protein, which codes for MIRLDRRTACAGLGLGIGLSLTGTHAFAAQSSRSGPIVFAYFSTGKGEADGMKLAISEDGYTFRSLLEGRPVLVPQVGEKKLLRDPFLFRGTETEPLWHCVWTTAWDGQTIGHAVSRDLVTWTDQQALPVMAGIEGTRNCWAPEAIYDAANRRWVLFWSSTVEGRFLETAGTSEGGYNHRLWSTTTRDFQTFTPAQVLYDPGFSVIDGTFAHAPDGSLWLVVKDETVKPPRKWLRAALAKGPLGPFGKLGEPFTDSWVEGPMTLRVGDELLCWYDVYRDGRWGAAVTRDMVHWRDASPLLQMPPGARHGSVVRVNAAEGARLLALT